One genomic region from Halomicrobium zhouii encodes:
- a CDS encoding VirB4 family type IV secretion system protein, whose product MYSGSIRPWLEFPTLQLGVPASDLSLQAVAGIGIGTLLLGVGLGVAWQRWRPSGDDEVDLSQFVDERLFEEPETAERVLDDVADRHQDVIAPTAIEWDTRTARIGDRWTTTLYIADWPDYPSDGYLSELFSLTDVTFDCTVHIQPKQQERARTELQRRAEDLQVDADIDRSLRSSYLQKRANEASATYTAVENGQQVFSQAMYITVRAETESKLETATEAVRSRVKESPAELTPKTAICKQDLALQSAAPIGRNPFGRDAIALGGAVGAVLASPHNPTILEADGVEFGVHRNTDSPIVIDPFARENGYAMFTIGDPGSGKSFGAKQNFVRSIAQSEDRIGIILEPLSNWAGVADALDARRITVGGNMGLNPLEIKPTPDHVQQQLGEDASPFKEKKDSVLSFLTNYFALRGVNLGDRRTTLELALDRAYREQGITEDIGTHSNESPTMRDVLDVLDEMVGDPESYVLRTNEETDKLVTDATWLIDQLRPFAEGGRYENLGRPTEFDIRDEQVIYLDLAQQEGSVGDSTNLLMQLLISLVYERAKETDQEVVFYIDESRYLLRDSANLAFFETIFRHHRHYDLSIRLITQTVDEFFEHSEAEMILDQCAIKQFHRLDGMDEDWANEFGMNYAQMRFVQNAIPGNDRAGYSEALVSVDGKWRGIDIHALPQERNVIENDAQ is encoded by the coding sequence ATGTATAGTGGTTCGATCCGTCCGTGGCTGGAGTTCCCGACGCTCCAGCTCGGCGTCCCTGCGAGTGATCTCTCACTGCAAGCCGTCGCCGGGATTGGCATCGGTACGCTCCTGCTCGGTGTGGGCCTCGGCGTTGCCTGGCAACGTTGGCGACCGAGCGGGGACGACGAGGTCGACCTCTCACAGTTCGTCGACGAGCGTCTCTTCGAGGAGCCCGAGACAGCTGAACGAGTCCTCGACGACGTCGCCGACCGTCACCAGGACGTCATCGCTCCAACTGCTATCGAGTGGGATACGCGGACTGCCCGCATCGGCGACCGGTGGACCACGACACTATACATCGCCGACTGGCCGGATTACCCGAGTGATGGCTACCTGAGCGAACTGTTCTCGCTCACCGACGTCACGTTCGACTGCACGGTACACATCCAGCCCAAACAGCAGGAACGAGCGCGGACCGAACTCCAGCGCCGCGCCGAGGACCTCCAGGTCGACGCCGACATCGACCGCAGCCTCCGCAGCTCGTACCTTCAGAAACGGGCGAACGAGGCGAGTGCGACGTACACGGCCGTCGAGAACGGCCAGCAGGTGTTCTCACAGGCGATGTACATCACCGTCCGGGCCGAGACAGAAAGTAAATTGGAGACTGCCACCGAAGCGGTCCGGAGTCGGGTGAAGGAATCGCCCGCCGAACTCACGCCGAAGACGGCGATCTGCAAACAGGACCTGGCACTCCAGTCCGCCGCACCGATCGGACGGAATCCGTTCGGCCGGGACGCCATCGCACTGGGTGGTGCCGTCGGCGCGGTGCTTGCGTCGCCTCACAACCCGACGATTCTCGAAGCTGACGGCGTCGAGTTCGGCGTCCACCGGAACACCGACAGTCCCATCGTGATCGACCCGTTCGCCCGGGAGAACGGGTATGCGATGTTCACCATCGGCGACCCGGGATCGGGGAAGAGCTTCGGCGCCAAGCAAAACTTCGTCCGGTCGATCGCCCAGTCCGAGGATCGTATCGGGATCATCCTCGAACCGCTGAGTAACTGGGCCGGCGTCGCCGACGCCCTCGACGCCAGGCGAATCACCGTCGGTGGCAATATGGGCCTGAACCCGCTGGAGATCAAACCGACGCCAGACCACGTCCAGCAGCAACTCGGCGAGGACGCGAGCCCGTTCAAGGAGAAGAAAGACAGCGTGCTGAGTTTCCTGACGAACTACTTCGCGCTTCGCGGCGTGAATCTCGGTGATAGGCGTACGACGCTCGAACTCGCCCTCGACAGAGCCTACCGGGAGCAGGGAATTACCGAGGATATCGGGACGCACAGCAACGAGAGTCCGACCATGCGTGACGTGCTGGACGTGCTCGACGAGATGGTCGGCGACCCCGAGTCGTACGTGCTCCGGACCAACGAAGAGACTGACAAGCTCGTTACCGACGCGACGTGGTTGATCGACCAGCTCCGCCCGTTTGCCGAGGGTGGCCGGTACGAGAACCTCGGCCGCCCCACGGAGTTCGACATCCGTGACGAGCAGGTGATCTATCTCGACTTGGCTCAACAGGAAGGGAGCGTCGGCGACTCCACGAATCTCTTGATGCAGTTGTTGATCTCGCTGGTCTACGAACGCGCGAAAGAGACGGACCAGGAAGTGGTGTTCTATATTGATGAGTCTCGGTACTTATTAAGAGATTCCGCTAATCTCGCCTTCTTCGAGACGATCTTCCGCCATCACCGTCATTACGACTTATCGATCCGCCTGATAACTCAGACCGTCGATGAGTTCTTTGAACATTCAGAAGCCGAGATGATCCTTGATCAATGCGCGATCAAACAATTTCATCGCCTTGATGGTATGGACGAAGATTGGGCTAATGAGTTTGGAATGAACTACGCTCAGATGCGATTCGTCCAAAATGCTATTCCCGGGAACGACCGGGCTGGCTACTCAGAGGCACTCGTAAGCGTTGACGGGAAATGGCGTGGTATAGACATCCATGCCCTTCCCCAGGAACGTAACGTCATTGAGAACGATGCACAATAA
- a CDS encoding homing endonuclease associated repeat-containing protein, protein MKVANQFAVLTNGCFSGKGVEQIGFQQSRSIVYIRRFGCWNDALQEIGLTPNRPGSISKEQLLTELKRVAEDLGKTPTREEFDACSRYSAGTYYGQFKGWNEALKTVGLEPNRHCNVDKEELIQELNRLNDTLGHAPTITDAAKEGRYGTATFERTFGSWNNALKAAGFDVHNRSGIEEEELIDELHRLKENLGKPPTVCQNREHGQFSLGAYQRVFGTWNNAIQAAELDRNHRLAIPRTELLDELTRLAADLGKAPTVAEMDAHGEFSRRPYQQEFGGWRKALAATGFSPSETRRLTDHPIYGIGWTKKRRKRVRNRNGHICVICGVTQSEHLEKNDTRLHVHHICGARESTNPAVFNADRNLLTVCADCHKTIEYHVPGLPPNVLQPSRSLNSD, encoded by the coding sequence GTGAAAGTTGCTAATCAATTCGCAGTTCTAACTAACGGCTGTTTCAGCGGAAAAGGTGTAGAACAAATAGGATTTCAACAGAGCCGCTCAATTGTATATATCCGACGTTTCGGATGCTGGAACGACGCCCTTCAAGAGATTGGATTGACTCCAAATCGGCCTGGTTCGATATCGAAGGAACAACTACTGACAGAACTCAAACGGGTCGCTGAAGACCTCGGCAAGACCCCAACAAGGGAGGAATTCGACGCATGCTCTCGCTATTCAGCGGGTACATATTATGGCCAGTTCAAGGGGTGGAACGAGGCTCTCAAAACCGTCGGTCTTGAGCCAAATCGCCACTGCAATGTAGACAAGGAAGAGCTAATTCAAGAATTAAATCGATTAAACGACACTCTCGGCCACGCACCTACGATCACTGATGCAGCAAAAGAAGGACGATATGGTACCGCAACGTTTGAGCGCACATTCGGTTCTTGGAATAATGCCTTGAAGGCCGCTGGATTTGACGTCCACAACCGGAGTGGTATTGAGGAGGAAGAGTTGATTGATGAACTACACAGATTGAAGGAAAATCTGGGAAAACCACCTACTGTCTGCCAAAACAGGGAACATGGTCAATTTTCCTTAGGAGCATATCAACGGGTATTTGGAACATGGAATAACGCAATTCAAGCAGCAGAACTCGATCGGAACCACCGTCTGGCAATTCCCCGAACAGAATTGCTGGACGAGCTCACAAGACTTGCAGCAGACTTGGGTAAAGCTCCCACTGTCGCCGAGATGGATGCTCATGGTGAATTTTCGCGTCGTCCTTATCAACAAGAGTTCGGAGGTTGGCGCAAAGCACTCGCGGCAACCGGTTTTTCTCCGAGCGAGACACGACGCCTTACTGATCATCCGATTTACGGAATTGGCTGGACGAAAAAGCGTCGTAAGCGAGTACGTAACCGTAATGGGCATATTTGTGTTATCTGTGGAGTCACGCAGTCTGAGCATCTAGAAAAGAACGACACGCGACTTCATGTCCATCATATCTGCGGCGCCAGAGAGTCGACAAATCCAGCTGTGTTCAATGCCGATCGCAACCTTCTAACTGTTTGTGCCGACTGCCACAAAACAATAGAATATCACGTTCCTGGATTGCCGCCGAATGTCTTACAGCCCAGTCGAAGTCTCAATTCTGATTAA
- a CDS encoding IS5 family transposase → MEALPKSRLLRFVEQTMHLARRAVARYSSKFSKRRYTLHQHIVLLCLKVRKNTTYRTLLDELIEMPRIRRAIELDELPSPSTLCKAFNRLDMAVWRVLLNLSVTLLPTNGVVGIDASGFDCSHASKHYTKRTKLTIQQLKVTLLVDTKSNAIIDLHVTTTRKHDSQIAPSLIKRNTDEVAILLGDKGYDDHKIRALAREDGVRPVIKHREFSALHRAWNSRLDADLYGQRSQNETVNSRIKRKYGAFVRSRRWWKQFRELVVGCLTHNIDKAL, encoded by the coding sequence ATGGAAGCCCTCCCGAAGTCACGGTTACTCCGGTTCGTTGAGCAAACGATGCACTTGGCTCGGCGAGCTGTCGCTCGTTACTCCTCGAAGTTCTCGAAACGGCGATACACACTTCATCAACACATCGTCCTCCTCTGTCTCAAGGTTCGGAAGAATACGACGTACCGGACTCTTCTCGACGAACTTATCGAGATGCCCCGGATTCGGAGAGCAATTGAACTTGATGAACTCCCGTCTCCCTCAACGCTGTGTAAGGCGTTCAACCGACTCGATATGGCTGTATGGCGTGTTCTTCTTAATCTCTCAGTCACGCTTCTCCCGACCAACGGTGTCGTCGGAATCGATGCCTCCGGCTTCGACTGCAGTCACGCCTCAAAGCACTACACGAAGCGAACGAAGTTGACGATTCAGCAGTTGAAAGTCACGCTTCTCGTAGACACGAAGTCGAACGCGATTATCGACTTACACGTGACGACGACACGAAAACACGACTCGCAAATCGCACCGTCGCTCATCAAGCGGAATACCGACGAAGTAGCGATTCTCCTCGGTGACAAGGGATACGACGACCACAAGATTCGCGCGTTAGCCCGTGAAGATGGAGTTCGTCCGGTCATCAAACATCGAGAATTTTCCGCGCTCCACAGGGCTTGGAACTCCCGGTTGGACGCCGACCTCTACGGGCAACGTAGTCAGAACGAGACGGTAAATTCTCGCATTAAACGGAAATATGGCGCATTCGTTCGCTCACGACGCTGGTGGAAGCAGTTTCGTGAACTCGTTGTCGGCTGTCTCACTCACAACATCGACAAGGCACTCTGA
- a CDS encoding homing endonuclease associated repeat-containing protein, which produces MTDAETYECPVCGGEFSTPRSRGGHFGLSHSDSEKEEALICRLQNLCEGLERIPKRCDMEQCNWASKSTVASVFGSWNKGLVAAGITPAQRTNIEKEELLSVLQELADEIDRTPRQKDMDERGEFSSIGSIETLRELQVRPVV; this is translated from the coding sequence ATGACTGATGCAGAAACATATGAGTGCCCTGTTTGTGGTGGTGAATTTTCTACTCCGCGCAGTCGTGGAGGACATTTCGGTCTCTCCCACTCAGACAGTGAGAAGGAGGAAGCACTCATTTGTCGCCTTCAGAATCTTTGCGAAGGGCTAGAGCGAATCCCAAAACGCTGTGATATGGAGCAATGTAACTGGGCTTCCAAATCAACTGTTGCCTCAGTTTTTGGGTCATGGAACAAGGGACTGGTTGCAGCCGGAATAACACCTGCTCAAAGGACGAATATTGAGAAAGAGGAGCTGCTCTCAGTCCTTCAAGAATTGGCGGATGAAATTGATCGCACTCCCAGGCAGAAGGATATGGATGAACGTGGAGAGTTTAGCTCAATTGGCTCTATTGAAACCCTCAGAGAGTTACAGGTTCGCCCGGTAGTCTAA
- a CDS encoding PQQ-binding-like beta-propeller repeat protein, translated as MTQVNYSGKTVYIDGTEIEMPSEVVNTASVDGIVLVHCHNGELEPRNVVALDSDGNRLWRIQPLKKEGEESARRVNHLTVADDFVQVRDGHGDRYRVDLETGDVEFIGWSR; from the coding sequence ATGACTCAGGTTAATTATTCGGGAAAAACCGTCTATATTGACGGCACTGAAATAGAGATGCCATCTGAAGTAGTAAATACTGCTTCCGTTGATGGTATCGTCCTCGTCCACTGCCACAACGGTGAACTAGAACCGAGAAATGTCGTTGCTCTCGATTCGGACGGGAACCGCTTGTGGAGGATTCAGCCCCTAAAAAAAGAGGGGGAGGAGAGCGCCAGACGAGTTAATCATTTGACTGTAGCAGACGACTTCGTTCAAGTTCGTGATGGGCATGGGGATCGGTATCGCGTAGACCTAGAAACTGGTGACGTCGAATTCATCGGCTGGAGTCGATAG
- a CDS encoding type B DNA-directed DNA polymerase, with protein MVFAVDIEDDVVRMWSRNGEDAVVERDGSYAPSLYVGATDDKLGWLDDRLTSDLKVVRTAFEARLTSLRADEPAAVLRVDVERPSEIDTLAREIRTIHEPEQGGPGTYRLFNIDISPKFRYCLETETCPVPSEELRLLSLSLSDRALANRDLSKLTCNGEPIGENSVAVLEGVAQQIEEHDPDVLVLSTADLVPLLSDAARDNGVDLQLGRLPGYQQLASESTFESYGRVGHSAARYDVPGRTIVDWSNSFLWGEGRLPGMLDLVERSWKPLQETAWGSIGNIFTAIQIRQAFEWDVLVPWRAWEAESFKPMRTLHDADRGGFTFEPDVGFHENVVEIDFASLYPNIMCVHNLSPETVRCTCHDGDDVPWLGYSVCDEPGFVPSVLQPIIDDRAALKQRIRETDDPEEARRLEHRVDALKWILVTCFGYQGFSNSKFGRIEVHESINAFAREIILDAKEVLEAGGWTVVHGIVDSLWVTPREDDHAPLDELTDVISREQEIDLEHEDDFEWVCFVPTKDGQRGALTKYFGKVAGRDEYKYRGIELRQRSTPEYVADVQRDLVDTLDEHREPEPVADRLARHLNELRSGSVDPEKLTIQTRVSKPLNAYQQQNRTVAALQRYEDHGMERSPGQDIHYVVVDDDKRSRERVRLQFEADDYDPEFYAKLLFRAAESVLSPLEWDRDRIKRYLRDTQNARLTSYS; from the coding sequence ATGGTGTTCGCAGTCGATATCGAAGATGACGTTGTTCGTATGTGGTCCCGCAACGGGGAAGATGCCGTCGTCGAGCGAGACGGATCCTACGCCCCGTCACTCTACGTTGGAGCGACTGACGACAAACTTGGCTGGCTGGATGACCGTCTCACCTCGGACTTGAAAGTCGTCCGGACGGCATTCGAAGCCCGTCTCACTTCTCTCCGTGCGGACGAACCAGCGGCGGTCCTCCGTGTCGACGTGGAGCGCCCGTCAGAGATCGACACGCTGGCCCGGGAGATCCGGACGATCCACGAACCCGAGCAGGGAGGGCCAGGGACGTATCGACTGTTCAATATCGACATCAGCCCGAAGTTTCGCTACTGCCTGGAGACAGAGACGTGCCCGGTCCCGAGTGAGGAACTCCGACTGCTGTCCCTCTCACTGTCCGACCGTGCATTGGCGAATCGCGACCTCTCAAAGCTGACCTGCAATGGTGAGCCTATCGGGGAGAATTCGGTGGCCGTCCTCGAAGGCGTCGCACAGCAGATCGAGGAACACGACCCTGACGTGCTCGTTCTCTCGACGGCCGACCTCGTCCCACTGCTTTCCGACGCTGCCAGGGACAACGGCGTCGACCTCCAGTTAGGCCGTCTCCCGGGCTATCAACAGCTGGCCTCGGAGAGCACGTTCGAGAGTTACGGGCGCGTCGGCCACTCCGCAGCGCGGTACGACGTCCCCGGCCGGACGATCGTCGACTGGTCGAACAGCTTTCTCTGGGGCGAGGGACGCCTTCCAGGGATGCTCGACTTGGTCGAGCGCTCGTGGAAGCCACTCCAGGAGACGGCGTGGGGGTCGATCGGCAACATCTTCACCGCGATCCAGATTCGCCAGGCCTTCGAGTGGGACGTCCTCGTCCCGTGGCGCGCCTGGGAGGCGGAGTCATTCAAACCAATGCGGACGCTCCACGACGCCGACCGTGGCGGGTTCACCTTCGAGCCCGACGTCGGGTTTCACGAGAACGTCGTGGAGATCGACTTCGCGTCGCTGTACCCGAACATCATGTGTGTTCACAACCTCAGCCCGGAGACCGTCCGGTGCACGTGCCACGACGGCGACGATGTCCCGTGGCTGGGGTACAGTGTCTGCGACGAGCCTGGGTTCGTTCCGTCGGTCCTCCAACCGATCATCGACGACCGGGCCGCACTCAAGCAACGGATACGCGAGACCGACGACCCCGAGGAGGCACGGCGACTGGAACACCGCGTGGACGCGCTGAAGTGGATCCTCGTCACCTGCTTCGGTTACCAGGGCTTCAGCAACTCGAAGTTCGGCCGGATCGAGGTCCACGAGTCCATCAACGCCTTCGCGAGAGAGATCATCCTCGATGCGAAGGAAGTCCTGGAAGCCGGTGGCTGGACTGTCGTCCACGGCATCGTCGACAGCCTCTGGGTGACACCACGGGAGGACGATCACGCACCGCTCGACGAACTCACCGACGTCATCTCCCGGGAACAGGAGATTGACCTCGAACACGAGGACGACTTCGAGTGGGTCTGCTTCGTCCCGACCAAAGACGGCCAGCGTGGCGCCCTGACCAAGTACTTCGGCAAGGTCGCCGGACGCGACGAGTACAAGTACCGCGGTATCGAGTTGCGCCAGCGCTCGACACCGGAGTACGTCGCCGACGTCCAGCGTGACCTCGTAGATACGCTTGACGAGCACCGCGAGCCAGAGCCAGTCGCCGACCGACTGGCTCGCCATCTGAACGAACTCCGGAGCGGGTCGGTTGACCCGGAGAAGCTAACGATCCAGACGCGCGTTTCGAAACCCCTGAACGCGTACCAGCAACAGAACCGAACCGTCGCCGCCCTGCAGCGCTACGAGGACCACGGGATGGAGCGTTCGCCAGGACAGGACATACACTACGTCGTCGTCGACGACGACAAGCGCAGTCGCGAGCGAGTCCGACTCCAGTTCGAGGCCGACGACTACGACCCGGAATTCTATGCCAAACTACTCTTTCGGGCGGCCGAGAGCGTTCTCTCACCATTGGAGTGGGATCGGGATCGGATCAAACGTTACCTCCGGGATACACAGAACGCGCGGTTGACGAGCTATTCGTAA
- a CDS encoding FxLYD domain-containing protein: protein MQRRDYLTVLATGAAGVTGYATGNQQLDGGLPTENGTGNATTNTTGNETSLEECPTETPADDGLATDTETGSVTGSGLEIVATDYVEIDEEFSTMAGVWVEVANHTDQPWSFVEIGATFRDRQGTIIADRSTNTGWLPAGETWRVFISHSSPEQVETADVSITDTTRGEVFPTAEELGLVLNGVELVDSGPTVVGEVTNTTGGPIDFLTAQVAFHGDEYFYGSGSTIISRFAADDTWRFEVGLAYYAPEDPAVTGYTLRFET, encoded by the coding sequence ATGCAACGCCGTGATTACCTCACTGTTCTCGCCACTGGCGCCGCCGGCGTCACTGGCTACGCCACCGGCAATCAACAGCTCGACGGCGGACTTCCAACCGAGAACGGGACTGGCAACGCCACCACGAATACGACCGGAAACGAGACCAGCCTCGAGGAGTGTCCTACGGAGACTCCTGCCGACGATGGACTCGCTACTGACACGGAGACTGGCTCTGTCACGGGTAGCGGCCTCGAGATCGTCGCCACCGATTACGTCGAGATCGACGAGGAATTTTCGACCATGGCTGGCGTCTGGGTCGAAGTCGCCAACCACACCGACCAGCCGTGGTCGTTCGTTGAAATCGGGGCAACATTCCGGGATCGTCAGGGAACCATCATCGCCGACCGGTCGACGAATACTGGGTGGTTGCCTGCCGGCGAGACCTGGCGAGTGTTCATCTCGCACTCCAGCCCGGAGCAAGTCGAAACAGCCGACGTCAGTATTACGGACACGACGCGTGGTGAGGTATTTCCCACGGCCGAGGAGCTTGGTCTGGTGCTCAACGGGGTGGAACTCGTGGACTCAGGGCCGACCGTCGTCGGTGAGGTGACGAACACGACCGGTGGGCCCATCGACTTCCTCACTGCCCAGGTAGCCTTTCACGGTGACGAATATTTCTACGGGAGCGGGTCGACCATCATTTCAAGATTTGCTGCGGATGATACTTGGCGCTTCGAGGTTGGCCTGGCCTACTACGCGCCCGAAGATCCCGCCGTGACCGGCTACACGCTTCGGTTCGAAACCTAG
- a CDS encoding transcription initiation factor IIB — MSSRDIYERGFDESTGKTNETACPDCDGDLRTIDGEQCCEDCGLIVEACRLDRRGPRTFPGDQEQKRRTGGPRTVTRHDRGLSTEIGRKRDARGNAISGKKRRQLARLRREHDRARFRSKRERNLAHGLGGIDRLTAQLDLSKSIQEQASSLFRTAQDANLLMGRSIESIAAGSVYAACRINDVPRTIDEIASVAAVGREKVSNGYMVLNRELDLPVPPQQPQEYIPRLVSAFDLPCRTERRAREIATEGVEAGLATGVNPAGFAASCVAVAAATQGIEVIQLELAEEADVSPTTVREHRDTLWSFLGK; from the coding sequence ATGAGTTCGAGAGACATCTACGAACGTGGCTTCGACGAATCGACTGGCAAGACGAACGAGACGGCCTGTCCGGATTGCGACGGTGACCTTCGCACTATCGACGGCGAGCAGTGCTGCGAGGATTGCGGACTGATCGTCGAGGCATGCCGACTCGACAGGCGCGGGCCGCGGACGTTTCCAGGCGACCAGGAACAGAAGCGACGGACGGGCGGACCCCGTACTGTGACGCGCCACGACCGGGGCCTCTCGACGGAAATCGGTCGCAAGCGCGACGCCAGGGGGAACGCAATCTCGGGCAAGAAGCGACGGCAACTCGCCAGGCTTCGTCGGGAACACGACCGCGCCAGGTTCCGGTCGAAGCGAGAACGAAACCTCGCACACGGACTCGGTGGGATCGACCGACTCACTGCGCAACTGGACCTGTCGAAATCCATCCAGGAACAGGCGAGTTCGCTGTTCCGGACGGCCCAGGACGCCAACCTCCTCATGGGACGGTCGATCGAATCGATCGCTGCGGGTAGCGTCTACGCGGCCTGTCGGATCAACGACGTCCCGCGCACCATAGACGAGATCGCGAGTGTCGCTGCCGTTGGACGGGAGAAGGTCAGCAACGGGTACATGGTCCTCAACAGGGAACTCGACCTCCCTGTCCCCCCACAGCAGCCCCAGGAGTACATCCCGCGGCTCGTCTCGGCGTTCGACCTGCCCTGCCGGACAGAGCGGCGTGCTCGTGAAATCGCGACAGAAGGGGTGGAAGCAGGTCTCGCGACGGGCGTCAACCCCGCGGGCTTTGCAGCGAGTTGTGTGGCCGTCGCCGCGGCAACGCAGGGGATTGAGGTTATTCAGCTTGAACTCGCCGAGGAGGCGGACGTCTCACCGACGACGGTGCGTGAGCACCGGGACACGTTGTGGTCATTCCTGGGGAAATAG
- a CDS encoding SWIM zinc finger family protein, translating to MTSQPLDELSVSTRVRKRAQYEAFEFELLDSDVRVRNASHAVPADHEYLVTIEDALPVDCTCPADANYENACKHRVAVAIRRPILDLANEVQLLADGGTRPQRDDSGQAEIQLNESPESDDCECDLLPDDFPCWECVRTGNQPMPTRNERDR from the coding sequence ATGACTTCACAGCCACTCGACGAACTGTCGGTATCGACCCGCGTCCGCAAACGCGCCCAGTACGAGGCCTTCGAGTTCGAACTGCTGGACTCGGACGTCCGCGTTCGCAACGCCAGTCACGCCGTTCCGGCCGACCACGAATACCTCGTCACTATCGAGGACGCACTTCCGGTGGACTGTACCTGTCCAGCTGACGCGAACTACGAGAACGCGTGCAAGCACAGAGTCGCCGTCGCGATACGGCGTCCAATCCTCGATCTCGCCAACGAGGTGCAGTTGCTCGCTGATGGTGGGACACGCCCACAACGCGATGATTCGGGGCAGGCTGAAATTCAGCTCAACGAGTCACCAGAATCGGACGACTGCGAGTGCGACCTCCTCCCCGACGACTTCCCATGCTGGGAGTGCGTTCGGACGGGCAACCAGCCGATGCCGACGCGGAACGAACGAGATCGATAA
- a CDS encoding RNA-guided endonuclease InsQ/TnpB family protein: MKRTNTFAVRPLSESGEQLLVDLLDASAALWNEINYARLRRYNDEDGFEGDVWDADTGRLEGRYKGVLGASTAQQVIRKNSEAWRGFFRLKDQYHDESNTSVMQHPEPPGFRGNEDDGRTLQTVIRNTSYTVEWGERSRLEILVGSELKDRYDHTGRLRLEIAGDPNWPDYEKQGRLGLWYDETDSTVRASQPVTVSEDVRDTPLADETAALDIGANNLVACTTTTGQQFLYDGRDLFTRFRETTREIARLQSKLEEDRYSSKRIRRLYRKRSRRRDHAQEALCRDLLERLYEDGVATVYIGGLTDVLETHWSVETNAKTHNFWAFKQFTERLACTAEEYGITVEVRSESWTSQECPQCGSTDRTTRHRDTLTCPCGFEGHADLTASETFLKRHTSKAVRPMARPVRFEWDDHTWSEPPRSHRPKEQRTDPSTVHGDGNVAPGETQTG, translated from the coding sequence ATGAAGCGAACAAATACGTTTGCCGTGCGCCCGCTCTCCGAAAGTGGAGAGCAACTGCTGGTGGACCTGTTGGACGCTTCTGCGGCTCTCTGGAACGAGATCAACTACGCACGCCTCAGGCGGTACAACGACGAAGACGGGTTCGAGGGCGACGTCTGGGACGCCGATACAGGCCGACTCGAAGGTCGGTACAAAGGCGTTCTCGGTGCCTCAACGGCTCAACAGGTAATTCGCAAGAACAGCGAAGCGTGGCGCGGGTTCTTCCGTCTGAAAGACCAGTATCACGACGAGTCGAACACGTCGGTCATGCAACACCCGGAACCACCGGGATTCCGTGGGAACGAGGACGACGGACGAACCCTCCAAACCGTCATTCGCAACACGTCGTATACCGTCGAATGGGGCGAGCGCTCTCGGCTCGAGATACTGGTCGGGAGCGAGTTGAAAGACCGGTACGACCACACCGGACGACTCCGGCTCGAAATCGCTGGCGACCCGAATTGGCCCGACTACGAAAAACAGGGTCGATTGGGCCTGTGGTACGACGAAACTGACAGCACCGTCCGAGCTTCACAGCCCGTGACTGTTTCTGAGGACGTCCGGGACACTCCACTGGCCGACGAGACGGCCGCTCTAGACATCGGTGCAAACAACCTCGTCGCCTGCACCACCACAACCGGTCAGCAATTCCTGTACGACGGCCGGGACCTATTCACCCGCTTTCGCGAGACGACACGAGAAATCGCCCGATTGCAGTCAAAACTCGAAGAAGATAGATACAGTAGCAAACGCATCCGGCGACTGTACCGCAAGCGAAGCCGTCGCCGCGACCACGCTCAAGAAGCGTTGTGCCGTGACCTACTGGAACGGCTCTACGAGGACGGCGTCGCTACAGTGTATATCGGCGGCTTGACCGACGTACTGGAGACGCACTGGTCGGTTGAGACGAACGCCAAGACCCACAACTTCTGGGCGTTCAAGCAATTCACCGAGCGGCTGGCCTGTACCGCCGAAGAGTACGGTATCACAGTAGAAGTCCGGTCGGAATCCTGGACTAGCCAGGAGTGTCCCCAGTGCGGTTCGACAGACCGAACGACACGGCATCGGGACACGCTCACCTGTCCATGTGGGTTCGAGGGGCACGCCGACCTTACAGCATCAGAGACGTTCCTGAAGCGGCACACGAGCAAGGCAGTCAGGCCGATGGCACGGCCCGTGCGGTTCGAGTGGGACGACCACACCTGGTCGGAGCCACCACGCTCTCACCGTCCCAAAGAACAGCGCACAGACCCGAGTACCGTCCACGGGGACGGGAATGTTGCCCCCGGGGAGACTCAGACAGGCTGA